The proteins below come from a single Leucoraja erinacea ecotype New England unplaced genomic scaffold, Leri_hhj_1 Leri_112S, whole genome shotgun sequence genomic window:
- the LOC129715341 gene encoding histone H2A-like: MSGRGKTGGKVRAKTKTRSSRAGLQFPVGRIHRLLRKGHYAERIGAGAPVYLAAVLEYLTAEILELAGNAARDNKKTRIIPRHLQLAVRNDEELNKLLGGVTIAQGGVLPNIQAVLLPKKTGHQSKVYV, from the coding sequence ATGTCAGGAAGAGGTAAAACTGGTGGGAAAGTTCGCGCCAAAACAAAGACACGTTCATCCCGAGCTGGTTTGCAATTCCCTGTTGGACGAATCCATCGTTTGTTACGAAAAGGTCACTATGCTGAGCGCATTGGTGCTGGCGCTCCGGTTTATTTAGCGGCGGTGCTCGAGTACCTGACAGCGGAGATTTTAGAACTGGCGGGAAACGCGGCTCGCGACAACAAGAAGACCAGGATCATCCCCCGTCACCTGCAACTCGCCGTCCGCAACGATGAGGAACTGAACAAGCTGTTGGGTGGGGTCACCATTGCCCAGGGTGGGGTTTTGCCCAACATCCAGGCTGTGCTGCTGCCCAAGAAAACCGGCCATCAAAGCAAAGTTTATGTCTAA